One Candidatus Devosia phytovorans genomic window carries:
- a CDS encoding carbohydrate kinase, whose translation MFVVGGESLIDLVPAAPGPAAERQPVAGGSPFNCAIALAKLGNQTGFLCPISTDSYGDMLLQPLAEAGVNVLVKERVDAPTTKAIVTFNEKMQASYQFERGAERAFTQDSLLEALPGDVEVLQLGGFVPIETADAAAWQAVARKAIAGGAVLTMDINVRPLLVDDEASYRLQLSQLLDLAHVIKLSDEDHVWLEPKLSIEAHARLLLARTNCQLVIVTLGEEGSLAFTSEAEAKSAIYSPPVFVDTVGAGDSLMAGTLTWLGEHGAFHAGGFAGLDTAGLEEMLRFGAVVAGINCGRKGCQPPTRAEVDAVLGK comes from the coding sequence ATGTTCGTGGTGGGTGGCGAGAGCCTGATTGATCTGGTGCCAGCAGCGCCCGGCCCGGCGGCCGAGCGGCAGCCGGTGGCGGGTGGATCTCCGTTCAACTGCGCCATTGCCCTGGCCAAGCTCGGCAATCAGACAGGCTTCCTGTGTCCGATCAGTACAGACTCCTATGGCGACATGCTGCTCCAGCCGTTGGCCGAGGCGGGGGTAAATGTGTTGGTCAAGGAGCGCGTCGATGCGCCAACGACCAAGGCGATCGTCACCTTTAACGAGAAAATGCAGGCAAGCTATCAGTTCGAGCGCGGAGCCGAACGGGCTTTCACCCAGGACAGCCTGCTCGAGGCGCTGCCGGGCGATGTCGAAGTCCTGCAACTGGGTGGTTTCGTGCCGATCGAGACTGCGGATGCGGCGGCCTGGCAGGCAGTCGCGCGCAAGGCTATTGCCGGTGGCGCAGTCTTGACCATGGATATCAATGTGCGGCCGCTGCTGGTTGACGACGAGGCAAGCTATCGGCTGCAATTGTCGCAACTGCTCGACCTGGCGCATGTGATCAAGCTGTCGGACGAGGATCACGTCTGGCTTGAGCCCAAGCTGAGTATCGAAGCGCATGCCAGACTGTTGCTGGCGCGAACCAATTGCCAGCTGGTGATCGTGACACTGGGCGAAGAGGGCTCGCTGGCCTTTACGTCGGAGGCGGAAGCCAAGAGCGCAATCTATTCGCCGCCGGTCTTCGTCGACACGGTCGGTGCTGGCGACAGCCTGATGGCGGGTACACTGACCTGGCTGGGTGAGCATGGCGCGTTTCATGCTGGCGGTTTTGCCGGCCTGGACACGGCGGGCCTCGAAGAGATGCTGCGCTTCGGCGCGGTGGTGGCGGGGAT
- a CDS encoding sigma-70 family RNA polymerase sigma factor, with amino-acid sequence MDQFLDQLEACVPALRRYARALTRNIDLADDLVQDCLERAIARRGLFRPTGPVRAWLFTILLNLHRNARRTTLRRGTQVDIDTVPEMATPPPQPGHIALAEMARAIDTLPPEQKEALLLVALEGLPYQEAADILHIPIGTLMSRLGRARAALRLATGTPSEPHLRTVK; translated from the coding sequence TTGGACCAGTTTCTCGACCAGTTGGAAGCCTGCGTACCGGCCTTGCGGCGCTATGCCCGGGCGCTGACGCGCAATATCGACCTGGCCGATGATCTGGTGCAGGACTGTCTCGAACGCGCCATCGCCAGGCGCGGCCTGTTCCGGCCCACCGGCCCGGTCCGCGCCTGGCTCTTCACCATCCTGCTGAACCTGCATCGCAATGCGCGCCGCACCACGCTCCGCCGCGGCACCCAGGTCGACATCGACACCGTCCCGGAGATGGCCACCCCACCGCCCCAGCCCGGGCACATCGCCCTGGCCGAAATGGCCCGCGCCATCGACACCCTGCCGCCCGAGCAGAAGGAAGCCCTGCTGCTGGTTGCCCTCGAGGGCCTGCCCTATCAGGAGGCCGCCGACATCTTGCATATCCCCATCGGCACATTGATGAGCCGCCTCGGCCGCGCCCGCGCCGCCCTGCGGCTGGCCACCGGCACGCCATCCGAACCGCACCTGAGGACCGTCAAATGA
- a CDS encoding TRAP transporter large permease subunit, protein MIDLIRENMAPILFGGLVIFLLIGYPAAFSLAAVGLFGGLAAIELGLIGPQFLGNLTYQLYGVLSNELLLAIPFFTLMGVILEKSGLAEDLLEGFGQLFGGVRGGLSYAVIIVGAILGAITGTVAASVIAMGLISLPVMMRYGYNVRHATGVIAASGTITQLIPPSLVLIVLADQLQRSPGEMYIGATGASIVQVLLFMGWVFILSIIRPQDVPALPPEARTLKGWPLWRTIIRGTVPSLALIFIVLGTILLGLVTPTEAGAMGVVGALLLAWINGRLSWAVTWGGMLSTMRLTAMVVFILLGARVFTLVFQGVGGGHWIEELLSNLPGGVVGFLIFVNIFVFILAFFLDFFEIAFIVIPLLAPVAESMGINLVWFGVMICANMQTSFMHPPFGFALFYLRGIVPRDKVKTTDIYMGAIPWLVLQLILVGLLIAFPQLVTFFLEAPVDVDLDTIQIVLPSSGAGEVATPSFTAPPPPSFGTPPAPSFETPPPPAF, encoded by the coding sequence ATGATCGATCTCATTCGCGAGAATATGGCGCCGATCCTGTTTGGCGGCCTCGTCATCTTCCTGTTGATCGGCTATCCGGCGGCGTTTTCGCTGGCGGCGGTGGGGCTGTTTGGCGGGCTGGCTGCAATCGAGCTGGGGCTGATCGGGCCGCAGTTTCTGGGGAACCTGACCTATCAACTCTATGGCGTGCTCAGCAACGAACTGCTGCTGGCGATCCCGTTCTTCACGCTGATGGGGGTGATCCTTGAAAAGAGCGGGCTGGCCGAGGACCTGCTGGAGGGTTTTGGCCAGCTGTTCGGCGGGGTGCGCGGGGGCTTGAGCTATGCGGTGATCATTGTCGGGGCGATCCTTGGCGCGATTACCGGGACAGTGGCGGCGTCGGTGATTGCCATGGGGTTGATCTCGCTGCCGGTGATGATGCGCTATGGTTATAATGTGCGACATGCGACGGGGGTGATCGCGGCCTCGGGGACGATCACACAGCTGATACCGCCGTCGCTGGTGCTGATCGTGCTGGCGGACCAACTGCAGCGCTCGCCGGGCGAGATGTATATCGGGGCGACCGGGGCTTCCATTGTCCAGGTGCTGCTGTTCATGGGCTGGGTGTTCATCCTATCCATCATCCGGCCGCAGGACGTACCGGCGCTGCCGCCCGAGGCGCGGACGCTCAAGGGCTGGCCGCTGTGGCGGACGATCATCCGCGGCACGGTGCCGAGCCTGGCGCTGATCTTTATCGTGCTGGGGACGATCCTGCTGGGTCTCGTCACGCCGACGGAAGCGGGGGCCATGGGCGTGGTGGGGGCGCTGCTGCTGGCCTGGATCAACGGGCGGCTGAGCTGGGCGGTGACCTGGGGCGGGATGCTGTCGACCATGCGGCTCACGGCGATGGTGGTGTTCATCCTGCTCGGGGCGCGGGTGTTTACGCTGGTGTTCCAGGGCGTGGGTGGCGGGCACTGGATCGAGGAATTGCTCAGCAACCTGCCGGGCGGGGTGGTGGGCTTCCTGATCTTCGTCAATATCTTCGTCTTTATCCTGGCCTTCTTTCTCGACTTCTTCGAGATCGCCTTCATCGTCATTCCGCTGCTGGCACCGGTGGCGGAGAGCATGGGGATCAACCTCGTCTGGTTCGGGGTGATGATCTGCGCCAATATGCAGACGAGCTTCATGCATCCCCCGTTCGGCTTTGCGCTGTTCTACCTGCGGGGCATCGTGCCGCGCGACAAGGTCAAGACGACGGACATCTATATGGGAGCGATCCCGTGGCTGGTGTTGCAACTGATCCTGGTGGGTCTGCTGATTGCCTTTCCGCAACTGGTGACGTTCTTCCTCGAAGCGCCGGTGGATGTGGATCTCGACACGATCCAGATCGTGCTGCCGTCGAGCGGTGCGGGCGAGGTGGCGACGCCCAGCTTTACGGCGCCGCCGCCACCGAGTTTTGGAACACCGCCGGCGCCGAGTTTTGAAACGCCTCCGCCACCGGCGTTCTGA
- a CDS encoding TRAP transporter small permease subunit gives MSIALRFTRIVDEISRRVGLIAVWLVLFSALVSAFNAIFRYSVAAMISLERSIGGGVFGGMVWIYTHYSNVLSESVWYMFGGMVMLGGAWTLKMNEHVRVDLLYGAVSERTRTWIDLLGGLFFLMPLCILLIYFTWPWFLQAWNQNIQSNAAGGLPRWPVRLMLPVGFAVLMLQGVAEIVKCVLALTTNYVREFAYEKPVQ, from the coding sequence GTGTCCATTGCCTTGCGCTTTACGCGCATTGTCGACGAGATCAGTCGACGGGTTGGGCTGATAGCAGTGTGGCTGGTGCTGTTCTCGGCGCTGGTGAGCGCCTTCAATGCCATTTTCCGCTATTCGGTGGCGGCGATGATTTCGCTGGAGCGGAGCATTGGGGGCGGCGTGTTCGGGGGGATGGTGTGGATCTATACGCATTACTCCAACGTGCTGTCGGAGAGCGTCTGGTACATGTTCGGCGGCATGGTGATGCTGGGCGGCGCCTGGACGCTCAAGATGAACGAGCATGTGCGGGTGGACCTGCTGTATGGCGCGGTCAGCGAACGCACGCGGACCTGGATTGACCTGCTGGGCGGGCTGTTCTTCCTGATGCCGCTCTGCATCCTGCTGATCTATTTCACCTGGCCATGGTTCCTGCAGGCGTGGAACCAGAATATCCAGTCCAATGCCGCAGGGGGGCTGCCGCGCTGGCCGGTGCGGCTGATGCTGCCGGTGGGCTTTGCCGTGCTGATGCTGCAGGGGGTGGCCGAGATCGTCAAATGCGTGCTGGCGCTGACGACGAATTACGTCCGCGAATTCGCCTATGAGAAGCCCGTGCAATGA
- a CDS encoding GIY-YIG nuclease family protein has protein sequence MKKFFVYILTNKHRNVVYTGVTSNLIGRTFVHRNDLVDGFSRRYKVHDLVWYEQHLTALSAIQREKQIKKWRRAWKDQLVADFNPEWRDLYDDVARHWI, from the coding sequence TTGAAGAAATTCTTCGTCTACATCCTGACGAACAAGCATCGCAACGTGGTCTATACCGGCGTGACGAGCAATCTCATTGGCCGCACCTTCGTCCATCGCAATGATCTCGTCGACGGCTTTTCACGGCGTTACAAGGTGCATGATCTTGTCTGGTACGAGCAACACCTGACAGCGCTTTCTGCAATTCAGAGAGAAAAGCAGATCAAGAAGTGGCGCCGCGCCTGGAAAGATCAATTGGTCGCCGACTTCAATCCCGAATGGCGCGACCTCTATGACGACGTCGCCAGGCATTGGATCTAG
- a CDS encoding alpha-hydroxy acid oxidase, translating into MAALDKILTVDEMKRRARRSVPKMFFEYADSGSYTEGTYRANESDFEKISLNQKVAVNLEGRNLKTQMLGKEITMPVAIAPAATGGMQVADGEIKAAKAGEKFGIPFALSTMSVCSIEDIAENTTAPFWFQLYVMRDRDFINRLIDRAKAAKCSALVLTMDLQILGQRHKDIHNGLSTPPKFNAYSVWQMMQHPIWCARMLGTKRHTFRNIVGHVSGDHDLASLSSWTASQFDPTLNWADVKWIKERFGGPVIVKGVLDPDDAQAAVDNGADAIVVSNHGGRQLDGAPSTIRVLPEIVDRVGNRTEVYLDSGIRSGQDVVKALAYGAKGTFIGRPMLYGLGAGGEAGVTRVLEIIRKELDTTMALCGERDILNVGLHNIYSNDIPVRNAPKLA; encoded by the coding sequence ATGGCTGCACTCGACAAGATTTTGACCGTTGATGAAATGAAGCGCAGGGCGCGGCGGTCGGTGCCCAAGATGTTCTTCGAGTATGCCGATAGCGGATCCTATACCGAGGGGACCTATCGGGCCAATGAGAGCGACTTCGAAAAGATCAGCCTCAACCAGAAGGTGGCGGTGAACCTCGAGGGGCGCAATCTCAAAACCCAGATGCTGGGCAAGGAGATCACCATGCCGGTGGCGATTGCGCCGGCGGCGACGGGCGGCATGCAGGTGGCCGATGGGGAGATCAAGGCGGCCAAGGCGGGGGAAAAGTTCGGCATTCCCTTTGCCCTGTCGACGATGAGCGTCTGCTCGATCGAGGATATCGCCGAGAATACGACGGCGCCGTTCTGGTTCCAGCTCTATGTGATGCGCGATCGCGACTTCATCAACCGGCTGATCGACCGGGCGAAGGCGGCTAAGTGCTCGGCGCTGGTGCTGACCATGGATCTGCAGATCCTGGGGCAGCGGCACAAGGACATCCACAACGGGCTGTCGACGCCGCCCAAGTTCAATGCCTATTCCGTCTGGCAGATGATGCAGCATCCGATCTGGTGCGCGCGCATGCTGGGCACCAAGCGGCATACGTTCCGCAATATCGTAGGCCATGTGAGCGGTGATCACGACCTGGCGTCGCTGTCGTCGTGGACGGCCAGCCAGTTCGATCCGACGCTCAACTGGGCGGATGTGAAGTGGATCAAGGAGAGGTTCGGCGGGCCGGTGATCGTCAAGGGCGTGCTCGACCCCGATGATGCGCAGGCGGCGGTGGACAATGGGGCGGATGCGATCGTCGTGTCCAACCATGGCGGTCGCCAGCTCGATGGCGCGCCGTCGACCATTCGCGTGCTGCCGGAAATCGTCGATCGGGTCGGCAACAGAACCGAGGTCTATCTCGATAGCGGCATCCGCTCGGGACAGGATGTGGTCAAGGCGCTGGCCTATGGCGCCAAGGGGACGTTCATCGGCCGGCCGATGCTTTATGGGCTGGGCGCCGGTGGCGAGGCGGGTGTGACGCGCGTGCTGGAGATTATCCGGAAAGAGCTGGACACGACGATGGCGCTGTGTGGCGAGCGGGACATTCTCAATGTCGGGCTGCATAATATTTATTCGAATGACATTCCGGTGCGGAATGCGCCGAAGCTAGCTTAA
- a CDS encoding TRAP transporter substrate-binding protein, producing the protein MDRRKFFTKASAVGAGAVAATTGLAMPAIAQSQPKIAWRLASSFPPGLDTIYGGGETLAKYVSEASDGNFTIDVFAAGELVPAFEVVDPVSEGTIEMAHTVGYYFSGKDVAWAAMAAIPFSLNARGMSAWYYYGGGLDITNAFLADYNIVGFPCGNTAAQMGGWFRKEINTVADLQGLKMRVGFAGTILTKLGVIPQTLPGGEIYNALEKGTIDAAEWVGPYDDEKLGFQKVAPYYYYPGWWEGGPTVHALINKTKFEELPAQYQSLLKTACQATSADMLAKYDFVNPTAIKKLVAAGAQLRPFSPEIMEASFEAANETYAELSQSSPHFKTIWDSITAFRKDHYLWNQIAELNYDAFMQSQQRANKL; encoded by the coding sequence TTGGATCGTCGCAAGTTCTTTACCAAGGCCAGTGCCGTGGGCGCTGGCGCCGTTGCCGCCACAACCGGCCTGGCCATGCCGGCCATTGCCCAGAGCCAGCCCAAGATTGCCTGGCGCCTGGCCAGCTCGTTCCCGCCCGGTCTCGACACCATTTATGGCGGCGGCGAAACCCTGGCCAAATATGTCAGCGAAGCCTCCGACGGCAATTTCACCATCGACGTCTTTGCCGCCGGCGAACTTGTTCCGGCCTTTGAAGTGGTCGACCCCGTCTCCGAAGGCACGATCGAAATGGCCCATACCGTGGGCTATTATTTCTCCGGCAAGGACGTTGCCTGGGCCGCCATGGCCGCCATTCCCTTTTCGCTCAATGCCCGCGGCATGAGCGCCTGGTACTATTATGGCGGCGGCCTCGACATCACCAATGCCTTCCTCGCCGATTACAACATCGTCGGCTTCCCCTGCGGCAATACCGCGGCCCAGATGGGCGGCTGGTTCCGCAAGGAGATCAATACCGTCGCCGACCTCCAGGGCCTCAAGATGCGCGTCGGCTTCGCCGGCACCATCCTCACCAAGCTCGGCGTCATCCCCCAGACCCTGCCGGGCGGCGAAATCTACAATGCGCTGGAAAAAGGCACGATCGACGCCGCCGAATGGGTTGGCCCCTATGACGACGAAAAGCTCGGCTTCCAGAAGGTCGCGCCCTATTACTACTATCCCGGCTGGTGGGAAGGCGGCCCGACCGTCCACGCGCTGATCAACAAGACCAAGTTCGAAGAACTGCCAGCACAGTACCAGTCGCTGCTGAAAACCGCCTGCCAGGCCACCAGTGCCGACATGCTGGCCAAGTATGATTTCGTCAATCCCACCGCCATCAAGAAGCTCGTCGCCGCCGGCGCCCAGCTCCGCCCCTTCAGCCCGGAAATCATGGAGGCCAGCTTCGAAGCGGCCAATGAAACCTATGCCGAACTGAGCCAATCCAGCCCGCATTTCAAGACCATCTGGGACTCCATCACAGCCTTCCGTAAGGACCACTATCTCTGGAACCAGATCGCCGAACTCAACTACGACGCCTTCATGCAAAGCCAGCAACGCGCGAACAAACTCTGA
- a CDS encoding anti-sigma factor: MTPITRDMLMAFADGQLSEPDRLAVQAHLASNADAAAEVALIQRQNLAIETLFAPAGAEPVPARLKPTRLAEVHKSRRWQTLQRAAMITLLLAAGMAAGWLLRPTTQPGPLYDRLIADAVSAHTVYVAENRHAVEVAGTDAEHLSSWLSNRLATNLPMPDLTAQGLTFMGGRLLPAPAIPGGRAAQLMYEDVGGERLTLYITPSQGVDGPDYESVNFGADTALYWANPLITCTIVGNEQPETFQAIANTVFAQLSPGPASERVYRG; encoded by the coding sequence ATGACGCCGATCACCCGCGACATGTTGATGGCCTTTGCCGACGGGCAATTATCCGAGCCCGACCGCCTCGCCGTGCAGGCGCATCTGGCCTCCAATGCCGACGCCGCTGCCGAAGTCGCGCTCATCCAGCGCCAGAACCTTGCGATAGAAACCCTCTTCGCCCCCGCCGGCGCCGAGCCGGTTCCCGCGCGCCTCAAGCCCACCCGGCTGGCTGAAGTCCACAAGTCGCGCCGCTGGCAGACGCTGCAGCGCGCCGCCATGATCACCCTGCTCCTTGCGGCCGGCATGGCCGCCGGCTGGCTGCTGCGCCCCACCACCCAGCCCGGCCCGCTCTATGATCGCCTGATCGCCGACGCCGTCAGCGCCCACACCGTCTATGTCGCCGAAAACCGCCATGCGGTGGAGGTCGCCGGCACCGACGCTGAACATCTGAGCTCCTGGCTCTCCAACCGCCTCGCCACCAATCTCCCCATGCCCGACCTCACGGCCCAGGGCCTCACCTTCATGGGTGGCCGCCTCCTCCCCGCCCCCGCCATTCCGGGCGGCCGCGCCGCCCAGCTCATGTATGAAGATGTCGGCGGCGAGCGCCTCACGCTCTACATCACACCCTCACAAGGCGTGGATGGTCCCGACTACGAAAGCGTCAACTTCGGCGCCGACACGGCTCTCTACTGGGCCAATCCCCTCATCACCTGCACCATCGTCGGCAACGAACAACCCGAAACTTTCCAGGCCATTGCCAACACGGTCTTCGCCCAGTTGAGCCCTGGCCCGGCATCGGAACGGGTTTATCGAGGCTAG